One window of Atribacter laminatus genomic DNA carries:
- a CDS encoding TolC family protein produces MTYRGLSKKRNSFIALLVFIGYFLVFSPFDANASDTGEKEISLTLSQVVEFALATDSQILDAQDNYKIAQSNRRLAQKEKGFNPTVQVTGDVALVGEAESNAQVSISDSIALNETSSDLANQLEQADLALSQAQNALKNAEENTKLKAITAYLEVLKAEWTAEMAQRTLEQAHTLQADIENQYQLGMASSVDLLKAKQTGERARINLEQSNQSLLFKKQQLNQMIGYPLDTPITLEKDFPYQPLGEELDQLTSHAQSDHTDLKDLLWQKEIETITLKQIERNRQAKVHLIGSYVEENYAVRFDLQSPNWVLDWKVTGQLSEGEDTFSTSAINQDPFTPSASGWGLGLEVTWIPFDGGISRERKLQQEIILAQIERKLQALPDSITLEVLDAYQLFIQSDQDTLTAQLEMQIAEETYRLQSQQYQAGFITDRTLKESELALENAKLNYQKAVYGFILSKAQLFRVAGREIVVEEL; encoded by the coding sequence GAAAAGGAAATCAGCTTGACCCTATCCCAGGTAGTCGAATTCGCCCTTGCTACTGATAGCCAGATCCTGGATGCCCAGGATAACTATAAAATTGCCCAGTCGAATCGCCGTCTTGCTCAAAAGGAAAAAGGGTTCAACCCCACCGTTCAAGTCACTGGAGATGTAGCCTTGGTTGGGGAGGCAGAATCAAATGCTCAGGTTTCAATCAGTGATTCGATTGCCTTGAATGAGACCTCCAGTGATCTTGCCAACCAATTGGAGCAAGCTGACCTTGCCCTCAGCCAAGCCCAGAATGCTCTCAAGAATGCCGAAGAGAATACCAAACTGAAAGCCATCACCGCTTACCTGGAAGTTCTCAAAGCTGAATGGACCGCCGAGATGGCCCAGCGAACCCTTGAACAAGCTCACACTCTCCAGGCTGATATAGAAAACCAGTACCAATTAGGAATGGCCTCATCGGTGGATCTGCTCAAGGCCAAACAAACCGGAGAAAGGGCCCGGATCAACCTCGAGCAATCCAACCAAAGTTTGCTTTTCAAGAAACAGCAGCTCAATCAAATGATCGGGTACCCTCTCGACACCCCAATCACTCTCGAGAAGGATTTTCCCTACCAGCCACTGGGGGAGGAATTGGATCAGTTAACCAGCCACGCTCAATCTGACCATACTGACCTCAAGGACTTGCTCTGGCAAAAAGAAATCGAGACCATCACCTTGAAGCAGATTGAACGGAACCGTCAGGCCAAAGTTCATCTCATTGGATCCTATGTTGAAGAAAACTATGCGGTCCGGTTTGATCTGCAAAGCCCTAATTGGGTCTTAGATTGGAAGGTCACCGGTCAGCTCTCAGAAGGGGAGGATACCTTCTCAACCAGCGCCATCAATCAAGACCCTTTTACTCCTTCGGCATCCGGCTGGGGACTGGGATTAGAAGTAACCTGGATTCCCTTTGATGGGGGGATCTCCCGAGAACGAAAACTACAACAGGAAATCATCCTGGCCCAAATCGAGAGAAAGCTGCAGGCTCTGCCTGATTCCATCACCCTTGAGGTATTGGATGCCTACCAGCTCTTCATCCAATCCGATCAGGACACTCTCACCGCTCAGTTAGAAATGCAAATCGCTGAAGAAACCTACCGACTCCAATCCCAGCAGTATCAGGCTGGTTTTATCACCGACCGAACCCTCAAGGAGAGTGAATTGGCTCTGGAGAATGCCAAACTCAATTACCAGAAGGCGGTCTATGGGTTTATCCTCTCGAAGGCGCAGCTCTTCAGGGTGGCTGGGAGGGAGATTGTGGTTGAAGAGTTGTAG